The Ralstonia pickettii DTP0602 genome segment GGCCACATAGGGCGCCTCGCCGCCGCCGTGGACGCGGAACTCGTTGAGGTTGTGCGTCATGCTGCCGGAGCCGACGATCAGCAGGCCCTCGTCGCGCAGCGGCGCGAGCGCGCGGCCCAGCGCCAGTGCGCCGGCAGGGTCCAGCGGATGCGGCAGTGGCACCTGGAACACCGGCACGTGCGCATCGGGTAGCAGGTGGTGCAGCGGCACCCAGGCGCCGTGGTCCAATCCGCGCTGCGGGTCCAGCCGCGTGGGGAAGCCGGATTCCGTCAGCAGTTCGGCCGTGCGCGCGGCCAGGGCCGGATGGCCGGCCACCGGGTATTGCAGCTCATACAGCGCGCGCGGGAAGCCGCCGAAATCGTGGATGGTATCGGGCTGCGCGTTGGTGCTCACGCGTACTTCATGCGGCGTCATCCAGTGCGGCGACACCACCAGCACTGCTTTCGCGGGCGGCAGCGTGCGACCCAATTCAGTGAGCTGCGGGCCGGCCATGCCGGGCTCGATGGCGAAGGTGGGCGCGCCGTGCGAGATGAACAGCACGGGTAGGGTGGTGCGAGTGGCGGTGGCGGTAGCGGACAAACGCAGTCTATTGGTTTCGCATTCGCTGATAAACTGCCTATCCTGTGATTAATCGTCCCGATAATCGAGACAATCAGCAAGAACGTGATGGATAGAGCCCTGGAAATGACTGTCTTCACCGCCGTGGTCGATGCGGGCAGCTTCGTCGGCGCAGTGGAGGGGCTGCGCATGTCCAAGGCGGCGGTGTCGCGCCATGTGGATGCGCTGGAGCAGCGCCTGGGCGTACGGTTGCTCCAGCGCACCACGCGCCGGCTGTCGTTGACCGAGGAGGGACGCATCTTCTACCAGCGCGCCAAGGAAGTGCTGGGGGCGCTGGACGATGCCGAGTCCGAGGTCAGCTCGCGCACACTAGAGCCCAGCGGACTGGTGCGCATCAACGTGCCGCTGACCTTCGGCATCCTGCACCTCGCGCCGCTGTGGGCCGCGTTCATGGAGGCACATCCGCAAGTGGACCTCGACATCACGTTGAACGACCGCGTGGTCGATCTCGTTGACGAAGGCTATGACCTCGCCGTGCGCATCGGCGACATGCCCAGTTCCGCCCTGATCAGCCGCAAGCTGGTCAGCACGCGCGTGCTGCTGTGCGCCACGCCGCGCTATCTGGAACGGCACGGCACGCCGCTGCATCCGCACGACCTCGCGCAGCACCGCGTGCTGGCCTACACCAACTGGTCCGATCGCGACGAATGGCATTTCGACGGCCCGCACGGGAAGGTCAGCGTGCGCACGCGTGCGCGCGTGCACACCAACAACGGCGACACCTGCCGCGCCATCGCGCTCGGTCACGGCGGCGTCATGCTGCAGCCCAGCTTCATGCTGCACGAGGACTTGCGTAGCGGCGCGCTGGTAGAGCTGATGCCCGATTTTCGCGCCGCCGAGATCGGCGTGTACGCCGTCTATCCCACGCGCAAGCAGCTGGCGCTGAAGGTACGGCGCCTGGTGGATTATCTGGTGGAGGCTTTTAAGGACGTGTCGTGGGAGCCGGCGGCCCCAACGCGCTGAGCAGCGCCACGGCCGCAGGTCGACACCACAACGGATACGAAGGATGCGGGGCCACACCGGCGCAGGCAAGCATGGGTTGCCGGCCAGTCCATCGTGATCACCGGCGTATCGCTGACCTGACCCGCCGCGATGCCAGCGGGCCAGCGCGCCACCAGCGGCACGCGGATGCCGCAGGCGGGGACGAGCTGGCCGCGTCTTCGGGCTGCACGCGGCATCCTGAATTTACGCTGGCGCTGGCGGGAAACGAAGGGCACGGCCTCGGCGCGCACCAATGGCCCTGCTCAATCTCTTGTCCGCCCCGCCAGTCAACGTTGGCCTGTTGCGCAGGTTGGGAATGAGGCGAAAGCCGCACTTGCGAACGCCTGGCGCCTCCTTTGTTTTGGATTGCGATCCCTCTGGGCTGGCCATCAAAAATGTCCATGCTTCCAGGCAGCGGTCTCCCTATCCGGTCAGTTCGACCGGGCTAAACCGGTCTTTTAGAAAAGCTTGATTGTCCGTTGCGCCACAAGTCCATTAGATTGGACCGAGCCGCCATTTCGGTGAATCAAACAGAAGAGAGACCATTCAGGAGACAACCGCCATGAATTGTGGACCCGTAGGTGACTTTGGCAGTGCAGGCGTTGCAGCGTCCAGGGAGGCGATCCATGGCAGCCACTGACGCGCGCGCGGGGGTGAATCCCGACCAGGTAATCCAGAAGTGCGCGCGGCGCATTGTGCCACTCGCCCTCTTCGGTTTCTTCCTTTGCTATC includes the following:
- a CDS encoding catalytic subunit of aromatic ring-opening dioxygenase; this translates as MSATATATRTTLPVLFISHGAPTFAIEPGMAGPQLTELGRTLPPAKAVLVVSPHWMTPHEVRVSTNAQPDTIHDFGGFPRALYELQYPVAGHPALAARTAELLTESGFPTRLDPQRGLDHGAWVPLHHLLPDAHVPVFQVPLPHPLDPAGALALGRALAPLRDEGLLIVGSGSMTHNLNEFRVHGGGEAPYVAEFTRWVRGAVQAATQHGNVQPLINYRSLAPHALRAHPSDEHFLPLLMAVGAASAGEPLQVIDGGITYGVLSMESYAIGASAAA
- a CDS encoding LysR family transcriptional regulator, with protein sequence MDRALEMTVFTAVVDAGSFVGAVEGLRMSKAAVSRHVDALEQRLGVRLLQRTTRRLSLTEEGRIFYQRAKEVLGALDDAESEVSSRTLEPSGLVRINVPLTFGILHLAPLWAAFMEAHPQVDLDITLNDRVVDLVDEGYDLAVRIGDMPSSALISRKLVSTRVLLCATPRYLERHGTPLHPHDLAQHRVLAYTNWSDRDEWHFDGPHGKVSVRTRARVHTNNGDTCRAIALGHGGVMLQPSFMLHEDLRSGALVELMPDFRAAEIGVYAVYPTRKQLALKVRRLVDYLVEAFKDVSWEPAAPTR